From the genome of Alkalimarinus coralli:
GCCTTTCTACGGGAATAATTAACATCTAAAAAAGGACCTTTGCGGTTATTCCATTCATTTTTAAATTCTTATCGCGGCTTAAACGGACTTAGTTGTTTGTGGCCCTTTCAAGCATAAGGCTTACAGTCTCTTGTTATAACACTAAATTATTCAGTTTAAAATTTTACCCTCTGCCACATTTGATCATATTCCGCTGTTTTTTTGCCACTTTATCTCCACCTGCCAGCCACATCTATTTTGTTTAATAACATTCAAGGAGCTAACAAGGCTCTAGATTGAAACCCGATTCAATTCCCCTAATTACTGGAGCAGACGTTATGAACAAAAATACCCGGCATCAGACAGCAATACCCACAAAGTTTGTGTTAAAACCGCTATTGATGGCGCTACCACTGTCTGTGCTTGCAGCCTGTGCAAGCCAGCAAAATTCTGTAGATGGCGAGGCCACCCCTTCAAATGCACCGGATGTTACGGCAGTAGAAACGAGCAGCCCCCTCGACCATACCGCACACGACGATAACGCTTACAGCCATAACAATGTTGGCCCTGACCTTACAGACACCGAAGGCAAAACGGCATCGATAGAAACGGCAGAGCCTGTAGAGGCTACAAGTACAGCAGAAACTGAGACAGTACTGAGCCAAGCTAACCCAACCCCGACACATGAGTCACCAAGCGACGATACACAGCTTGATGCCCCCCCCGAAGGAGATAAACCAATGACGGTTCTTGTCATCGAAAACCCTGATATTTTATCGAAGCTCGCTAGCGAAAACCTCAAACCTGTTGTCCCCACAACACCCAAAATACCGGCCGAGTCAATGCACCGGCCAGGGAAGCGGGTATTCCACTTTGGCTTTAACCAAACTGCGCTCAGTGAAGAGGACAAAGAGCTGATTGAGAAGCATGCAAAATATCTCAAGGCAAACCCTGAGTTAGAAGTGACTATTCATGGCCATACCGACGCACAAGGCAACCCGGATTACAACCTTGCCTTATCGAAGCGACGTGCAGCAATGATGCACTCTGAGCTGATAAAACAAGGGGTAGACAAAGACAGAATCAAGACCATCGGCTGGGGTGGTGGCTACCCCTTGGTTAGTACGCTCAATTTTGCTGAAAACCGTCGCATTGAGCTTGAATATTCAGAAATACACTACGCAGCAAACCGATAACGCCCGACTCCCCAAAAGCCCTGTTTGCCACCTCGCAATGAGGTGGCTTTTTATGGAAATTAATGACTATATCGTCATTTAACAACCCCTAACCAGCTGATTTAACGCAACATTTATTCAAACACTATACTTTAGTCAAAAATTCCGGCTTTTATCCAAATAGATATGGCACATTCGATCAAATTAGGCTAAATAGATAAGGAGGAATAAAAAAAATAATAAAACATACCGGAAAATTACTGTGCTTAATACATGCCAAACGGAATCTAATCTTGTCATGCAGGATATACAACTTACACATACAGGGGTATTTCATCTAGAACGCTTGGAAGATCTGATTTACGAACGATACCACGAAGAGTTTAATATAGAAGATCCCGACTCTCTG
Proteins encoded in this window:
- a CDS encoding OmpA family protein codes for the protein MNKNTRHQTAIPTKFVLKPLLMALPLSVLAACASQQNSVDGEATPSNAPDVTAVETSSPLDHTAHDDNAYSHNNVGPDLTDTEGKTASIETAEPVEATSTAETETVLSQANPTPTHESPSDDTQLDAPPEGDKPMTVLVIENPDILSKLASENLKPVVPTTPKIPAESMHRPGKRVFHFGFNQTALSEEDKELIEKHAKYLKANPELEVTIHGHTDAQGNPDYNLALSKRRAAMMHSELIKQGVDKDRIKTIGWGGGYPLVSTLNFAENRRIELEYSEIHYAANR